The Thermoanaerobaculia bacterium genomic interval CCGGAGTCAGTCCTCTCGCCGCCGCCGGAGCTTCCGCCCTCCCGCACGCTCGCCGAGCTCTACGAGCGCCAGGGCTTCCGCGACGAGGCGAGCCGTATCTACGAACGTCTCGCCGCCGAGCACCCGGGCGACGAGAGCCTGACGCGGCGGATCGCGGCGCTTCATGAGGGACCGGCGGAGCCGCCGGCGTCTCCTCCCGAGGACGATCGAGAGCGCAAACACCGGACGCTCGAAGCCTGGCTCTCGCGGGTGAAGGCGAACGCGGCGGCCGGAGCGCGGTCGTGACCGACATCTTCCGGGAGACGCTCCTCTCCTTCGCGGAGCGGGTCGAGGGCATTCACGCGGTCTCTCTCGTCGGGCGCGACGGGATCGCGATCGATTCGGTCGTCCCGGCCGAGGACTCGGTCCTCGAGAGCGTCTCCGCCGAAATGACGGGGATCCTGAGCAACCTGAGCGCCGTCGATCTCGCCATCGAGCCCGGGATGGTGCGCCAGTTCACGGTCCAGTCGGAGAAGGCGACGGTGGTGCTCGCGGCGGTGACTTCCGAGTATTATCTGCTCATCCTGTTGTCGCCCGAAGGCAACTCGGGCCGTGCCCGATTCGAGGCCCGCAAGGCGGCGTCCGTCCTCGAGAAAGAGCTGGTGTGATGCTGTCGTTCAAGGAAATCAAGGAGCTGATCGGACTCGTCGCCGAGAAGGGCCTCTCGGGAATCGAGATCGAACGCTCGGGCTTTCGGATCCGCATCGAAGGGCAGCGCCCGGAGTCCAACGGCGGCGGGCCGGTGTACTACACGCCCCTCCCGGAGCCGGGCCGAGTCGCGGGAGGGCCCGCCGGCGCCATTGCCGCGCCAGCCGCCGAGCCGGGCGCGGCGGAAGGAGGGGCCGCGGCAGCCGAGGACACGCTCCATTACATCGTGTCGCCGATCGTCGGAACGTTCTACCGGGCGGCCTCGCCCGAGTCCGATCCGTTCGTGTCGCCGGGCGACCGCGTCGAGAAGAACAAGATCCTTTGC includes:
- a CDS encoding roadblock/LC7 domain-containing protein encodes the protein MTDIFRETLLSFAERVEGIHAVSLVGRDGIAIDSVVPAEDSVLESVSAEMTGILSNLSAVDLAIEPGMVRQFTVQSEKATVVLAAVTSEYYLLILLSPEGNSGRARFEARKAASVLEKELV
- a CDS encoding acetyl-CoA carboxylase biotin carboxyl carrier protein, encoding MLSFKEIKELIGLVAEKGLSGIEIERSGFRIRIEGQRPESNGGGPVYYTPLPEPGRVAGGPAGAIAAPAAEPGAAEGGAAAAEDTLHYIVSPIVGTFYRAASPESDPFVSPGDRVEKNKILC